Proteins encoded by one window of Cloeon dipterum chromosome 2, ieCloDipt1.1, whole genome shotgun sequence:
- the LOC135937978 gene encoding uncharacterized protein LOC135937978, with product MEIILFTISREMEDTDAAEECALEKPTEAKQQSSDVDSKLRDDLSSEDSDSDQDIFLEFDSPKEQTMPVGSSETEDHLPGSVPELSYVAVRQSLQILVEDWQLELAKLAACARGPVPKRRRPIFN from the exons atggaaattataTTGTTCACAATCAGTAGGGAGATGGAAGACACTGATGCTGCGGAAGAGTGCGCGTTGGAGAAGCCAACTGAAGCCAAACAACAGAGTTCGGACGTTGATTCCAAATTGAGGGATGACCTGAGCAGCGAAGATTCGGACTCTGACCAGGACATCTTTTTAGAGTTTGACAGCCCGAAGGAACAGACAATGCCAGTTGGCAGCAG tgaAACAGAGGATCATCTTCCAGGAAGTGTGCCCGAGCTATCATATGTTGCAGTTCGGCAATCACTGCAAATTCTTGTGGAGGACTGGCa GTTAGAGTTGGCGAAATTGGCTGCATGTGCAAGAGGCCCAGTGCCAAAGAGAAGGAGACCGATCTTCAACTAA
- the LOC135936619 gene encoding uncharacterized protein LOC135936619, with protein MSGMQDNNTSNSAKTPSRHSIGSWHDDWSEEMKQHVDYEYLRRGLREPLGKGSTVTVNYSGNPLVATSIELTGVTHSSQHQQTELCASAAESIAKSKHTISKIIRHMHRIEHDLCLTQRELIRAADEESRTVNATEAINKMLEDLLLQRKKINGQIDNAVDAATRLERIIASLSEPKAKAVHQKAKI; from the exons ATGTCCGGGATGCAAGATAACAACACCTCCAACAGTGCCAAAACACCATCCAGACATAGCATCGGCTCCTGGCATGATGACTGGAGTGAGGAAATGAAACAACACGTTGACTATGAGTATCTGCGGC GGGGCCTCAGAGAACCTCTGGGTAAAGGCTCGACAGTCACAGTAAATTACTCAGGCAACCCTTTGGTCGCCACCAGCATTGAACTTACAGGAGTGACTCATTCCAGTCAGCATCAGCAGACAGAGCTGTGCGCATCTGCAGCTG AATCCATCGCTAAATCCAAGCACACCATTTCCAAAATCATCCGGCATATGCATCGCATCGAGCACGACCTTTGCCTGACTCAGAGGGAGCTGATCCGGGCTGCAGATGAGGAATCTCGCACCGTGAATGCCACAGAGGCCATCAACAAAATGCTTGAGGACCTTCTGCTGcagcgaaaaaaaatcaatggacAAATTGATAATGCAGTAGATGCTGCGACTCGTCTTGAGCGCATCATTGCCTCATTGTCAGAGCCCAAAGCAAAGGCAGTCCAtcaaaaagccaaaatttaa
- the LOC135936620 gene encoding uncharacterized protein LOC135936620: MSKSDEDMINLDSDSDMSTASTLCCWGCCNAPSSPTAAASKQLCDEDCIKHFQGGTTVGNSLVRAEAALEKLYVSYNDLNTEYKDAQAVLRENSQETDWLENARRRISMRIERLVRMRPKIEQRVKDASKAVVEFEQRLTEFTKPAQDLSSARK; the protein is encoded by the exons ATGAGCAAATCAGACGAAGACATGATTAACCTGGACAGCGACAGCGACATGTCGACTGCCTCCACCCTATGCTGCTGGGGTTGTTGCAACGCGCCAAGTTCGCCAACAGCAGCGGCCTCCAAACAGCTTTGTGATGAGGACTGCATCAAGCACTTCCAGGGAGGCACAACTGTTGGAA ATTCACTCGTTAGGGCAGAGGCTGCGCTGGAAAAACTCTACGTTTCCTACAATGACTTGAACACTGAATACAAAGACGCGCAGGCTGTTCTGCGAGAAAACAGTCAGGAGACAGACTGGCTGGAAAATGCTCGAAGAAGGATCAGCATGAGGATCGAACGCCTCGTGAGGATGCGTCCCAAGATTGAACAACGGGTGAAGGACGCATCCAAGGCAGTTGTCGAGTTCGAGCAACGCCTCACCGAGTTTACGAAGCCTGCTCAAGACCTGTCCTCCGCGAGAAAATGA